Proteins encoded by one window of Antechinus flavipes isolate AdamAnt ecotype Samford, QLD, Australia chromosome 4, AdamAnt_v2, whole genome shotgun sequence:
- the LOC127560813 gene encoding histone H2A type 1-D — MSGRGKQGGKARAKAKTRSSRAGLQFPVGRVHRLLRKGNYSERVGAGAPVYLAAVLEYLTAEILELAGNAARDNKKTRIIPRHLQLAIRNDEELNKLLGKVTIAQGGVLPNIQAVLLPKKTESHHKAKGK; from the coding sequence ATGTCTGGCCGCGGAAAGCAGGGAGGCAAGGCTCGCGCCAAGGCTAAGACTCGTTCCTCCCGTGCTGGCCTGCAATTCCCAGTTGGCCGCGTACATCGTTTGCTTCGCAAGGGCAATTATTCCGAGCGGGTCGGGGCTGGAGCGCCGGTGTATTTGGCTGCGGTGCTGGAGTACCTCACTGCTGAAATTTTGGAATTGGCTGGTAATGCTGCCCGCGACAACAAGAAAACGCGTATCATCCCACGTCATCTTCAGCTAGCTATTCGCAACGATGAAGAGCTCAATAAGCTACTGGGTAAAGTCACTATTGCCCAGGGCGGCGTCCTGCCCAACATCCAGGCTGTGCTGCTGCCGAAGAAAACCGAGAGTCACCACAAAGCTAAGGGCAAGTAA
- the LOC127560814 gene encoding histone H2B type 2-E, with protein MPEPAKSAPAPKKGSKKAVTKAQKKDGKKRKRSRKESYSIYVYKVLKQVHPDTGISSKAMGIMNSFVNDIFERIAGEASRLAHYNKRSTITSREIQTAVRLLLPGELAKHAVSEGTKAVTKYTSSK; from the coding sequence ATGCCTGAACCCGCCAAGTCTGCTCCTGCCCCGAAGAAGGGCTCCAAGAAGGCTGTCACCAAGGCGCAGAAAAAAGACGGCAAGAAGCGCAAGCGCAGCCGCAAGGAAAGCTACTCCATCTACGTGTACAAGGTACTGAAGCAGGTGCACCCCGACACGGGCATCTCCTCCAAAGCCATGGGCATCATGAACTCTTTCGTCAATGACATCTTCGAGCGCATCGCCGGAGAGGCGTCCCGCCTGGCTCATTACAACAAACGCTCTACCATCACCTCGCGGGAGATCCAGACGGCTGTGCGTCTGCTGCTGCCCGGGGAGCTTGCCAAGCACGCAGTGTCCGAGGGGACCAAGGCGGTCACCAAGTACACCAGCTCCAAGTAA